One part of the Bdellovibrio bacteriovorus genome encodes these proteins:
- a CDS encoding DUF6279 family lipoprotein, with product MKNLILGLILLLCTGCGQLDMMVRWADITATSRADRYFDLTSEQKSELKENIQNDITKMRKEMFPEVAKTFRSLEPEIKKSQINPDLVAKNFLEIQSYFKKGTNYFKDSALKTAGTLTKAQFEHFARKVREDITETKEDNEIPEKSLKTAYKRYRRSFEFWIGGISVKQQDEIEKFLKANPYPWELQNKSREHTLKLFLAASQNPAALQKFVADYFIDYESSRLPEFTEALNKHKAAFQTFLTEQFWKGLSSSQKNVLRDNLISRAEDLDKIAQRP from the coding sequence ATGAAAAATCTGATCTTGGGACTTATCTTATTACTGTGCACCGGGTGCGGTCAGTTGGACATGATGGTCCGCTGGGCTGATATCACCGCCACATCCCGCGCCGATCGCTATTTTGATCTGACCAGCGAACAAAAATCAGAGCTGAAAGAAAACATCCAAAACGACATCACCAAGATGCGTAAAGAGATGTTCCCCGAAGTCGCCAAAACCTTCCGCAGCCTGGAACCTGAAATCAAAAAAAGTCAGATCAACCCGGACCTGGTCGCCAAAAACTTTCTAGAGATTCAAAGCTATTTCAAAAAAGGCACAAACTATTTCAAAGACTCGGCCCTTAAAACCGCCGGCACACTGACAAAGGCGCAATTTGAACACTTCGCACGGAAGGTCCGCGAAGACATCACCGAAACTAAAGAGGACAACGAAATCCCGGAAAAGTCGCTCAAGACAGCCTACAAACGCTATCGCCGAAGTTTTGAGTTCTGGATTGGCGGAATTTCAGTCAAACAACAAGACGAAATCGAAAAATTCTTAAAAGCCAACCCCTACCCTTGGGAGCTTCAAAACAAAAGCCGCGAACACACGCTGAAACTTTTCCTGGCAGCCAGCCAAAATCCTGCGGCTTTGCAGAAATTTGTCGCGGACTATTTCATCGACTATGAATCAAGCCGTCTGCCGGAATTCACCGAGGCCCTGAACAAACACAAAGCCGCCTTCCAGACGTTCCTGACTGAGCAGTTCTGGAAGGGCTTAAGTTCCTCGCAAAAGAATGTCTTAAGGGATAACTTAATCTCAAGAGCCGAGGATCTGGACAAGATCGCTCAGCGCCCCTGA
- a CDS encoding undecaprenyl-diphosphate phosphatase encodes MSYLHAIILGIVEGITEFLPISSTGHMIIASSMMGIEDSSFTKAFEVIIQFGAIMSVLVLYWKRFLPHWGFYRKLFVAFLPTAIIGFVVKDLVEHLMGSVQVVAWSLIIGGAILIWADKAFAHLTMMGRKTDDLTYKDSVKLGLFQAIAMIPGVSRSGATIMGGLTLGMNKKEAAEFSFFLAVPTMAAATLYKLLKIYKTIEPAQINLLLVGCAVAFVVAMVAIKFFIGIVSRYGFRGFGYYRIVLGLVILILLYTGHDLQMV; translated from the coding sequence ATGAGTTATCTGCACGCGATCATCCTTGGCATTGTCGAGGGGATCACCGAGTTCCTGCCCATTTCTTCCACGGGTCATATGATTATTGCCAGCTCTATGATGGGCATCGAAGACAGCTCTTTCACAAAGGCTTTCGAAGTCATCATCCAGTTTGGTGCGATTATGTCGGTGCTGGTTTTGTATTGGAAACGCTTCCTTCCTCATTGGGGATTCTATCGCAAGCTGTTTGTGGCGTTCCTGCCAACGGCAATCATCGGTTTCGTGGTGAAGGATCTGGTGGAACACCTGATGGGCAGCGTGCAAGTGGTTGCCTGGTCGCTGATTATCGGTGGTGCAATCCTGATTTGGGCGGACAAGGCATTTGCTCACCTGACAATGATGGGCCGAAAAACCGATGATCTGACATACAAAGATTCGGTGAAGCTCGGACTGTTCCAAGCCATCGCGATGATCCCGGGTGTTTCGCGTTCTGGTGCGACCATCATGGGCGGATTGACACTTGGCATGAACAAAAAAGAAGCAGCGGAGTTTTCATTTTTCCTGGCGGTTCCGACAATGGCCGCAGCCACGCTGTACAAACTGTTAAAGATCTATAAGACGATTGAGCCCGCACAAATCAATTTGCTGCTGGTGGGCTGCGCTGTGGCCTTTGTTGTGGCGATGGTTGCGATCAAGTTCTTTATCGGTATAGTGTCGCGCTATGGGTTCCGGGGCTTTGGTTACTACCGAATTGTTCTGGGTTTGGTGATTTTGATTTTGCTCTATACAGGGCATGACTTGCAGATGGTGTAA
- a CDS encoding enoyl-CoA hydratase-related protein produces MSFYSQAFTHLSVQKKNHTLWLTLNNPEQSNAISLEMVDSLTRVLRFADFDSLVRVIVITGEGTSFCAGGDVKAMQNKTGMFAGESNELRMRYMHGIQQIPKGIEELSKPVIAMVNGPAIGAGCDLAMMCDLRIGTEKAKFGETFVKLGLVPGDGGSFFLQRVIGFSKAMQMSLTGDLVSGAEALNWGLLNYLVPVESLLAETEKLADKVAGNAPVAVQMTKKTMKMAYMNDLSTILDLAAAYQGITQRTEDHFKALEAMKEKKAPEFQGR; encoded by the coding sequence GTGTCTTTTTATTCTCAAGCTTTTACGCATCTTTCGGTTCAGAAGAAAAATCATACATTGTGGCTGACGCTCAATAATCCGGAGCAGAGTAATGCTATTTCGCTTGAGATGGTGGATTCGTTGACTCGGGTTTTGAGGTTTGCGGATTTTGATTCTTTGGTGCGGGTGATTGTTATTACTGGTGAAGGAACCTCGTTCTGTGCTGGTGGTGATGTGAAGGCTATGCAGAACAAAACCGGCATGTTTGCTGGGGAGTCGAATGAGCTTCGGATGCGGTATATGCATGGGATTCAGCAGATTCCCAAGGGTATTGAAGAGCTTTCTAAACCGGTGATTGCCATGGTCAACGGGCCGGCGATTGGGGCTGGGTGTGATTTGGCGATGATGTGTGATCTGCGTATCGGGACTGAGAAAGCCAAGTTTGGCGAGACCTTCGTAAAACTGGGGCTGGTTCCGGGGGACGGGGGCAGTTTCTTCCTTCAGCGTGTGATTGGCTTTAGCAAGGCGATGCAGATGTCTTTGACTGGGGATCTGGTGTCCGGCGCTGAAGCCTTGAATTGGGGCCTTTTGAATTATCTGGTGCCGGTGGAATCCTTATTGGCTGAAACTGAGAAGTTGGCGGATAAGGTTGCTGGCAATGCGCCGGTGGCGGTGCAGATGACGAAAAAGACCATGAAGATGGCTTATATGAATGATCTTTCCACGATCCTGGATCTGGCGGCGGCTTATCAGGGGATCACTCAGCGTACCGAGGATCACTTTAAGGCCCTGGAAGCGATGAAAGAAAAGAAAGCGCCCGAGTTTCAGGGGCGCTGA
- a CDS encoding S8 family peptidase: MKRALLVGAVLFGSQAFAGEYLVKYSNTRAFNMLNTMTTSKVSTIQMMDHNDTASLVLVDVNKKHEAQALASLLSQPGVEYIVPNFKIRAFTAPVDAAALKEQWAIAKVQAEKAWQRAGNKGSKNVIVAVIDTGVDYTHPALAPNMITGYDFRDNDADPMDLTGFQNPGHGTHCAGAVGATGLIDGGIVGLSPEVSMMPLRFLGADGSGDLNNAIKSIDYAVEKGAQIISASWGAAVPRSQAAPLLEAVKRADDKGVIFIAAAANDGKNNDKTEMFPANNGYPNSITVAASGPADAKPSWSNYGTATVHVSAPGENIMSTLPKNKYGNLSGTSMATPLVSGLVALMKAQDPSLTGAQIRAILQTTGAKVSIETACNCRVDAYEAVEAVMSKKMVVVPAAATIKPSETLALSVLHGKAPFKFASSNSSVASVSDNGTLTAASNGSTVVTVTDADGKTASTLNIHVGASSGGGNNPNPPDNGGGLPDPGQPGECPLGDPAICQIICQIKPDLPFCQ; this comes from the coding sequence ATGAAACGTGCATTACTAGTTGGTGCGGTTCTGTTTGGTTCTCAGGCGTTCGCTGGCGAATACCTGGTGAAATATTCGAACACTCGCGCTTTCAACATGCTGAATACAATGACGACATCTAAGGTGTCCACGATCCAAATGATGGATCACAACGACACTGCTAGCTTGGTGTTGGTTGATGTGAACAAGAAACACGAAGCTCAGGCTTTGGCTTCTTTGTTGTCTCAACCAGGCGTTGAGTACATCGTTCCTAACTTCAAAATCAGAGCTTTCACAGCGCCAGTTGACGCTGCTGCTTTGAAAGAGCAATGGGCTATCGCGAAAGTTCAAGCTGAAAAAGCTTGGCAGCGCGCTGGTAACAAAGGCTCCAAAAACGTGATCGTTGCGGTTATCGATACTGGTGTTGATTATACTCACCCGGCATTGGCTCCGAACATGATCACTGGTTATGACTTCCGCGACAACGACGCTGATCCAATGGATCTGACGGGCTTCCAAAACCCAGGTCACGGTACACACTGTGCGGGTGCGGTTGGTGCGACGGGTCTGATTGACGGTGGTATCGTAGGTCTTTCTCCTGAAGTTTCCATGATGCCTTTGCGCTTCCTGGGTGCTGACGGTTCCGGTGACCTGAACAACGCGATCAAGTCTATCGACTACGCTGTTGAAAAAGGCGCTCAGATCATTTCTGCATCTTGGGGTGCGGCAGTTCCTCGTTCTCAAGCAGCTCCGCTTCTTGAGGCAGTAAAACGTGCTGACGACAAAGGTGTTATCTTCATCGCAGCTGCTGCGAATGACGGTAAAAACAACGATAAAACTGAAATGTTCCCGGCGAACAACGGTTACCCAAATTCCATCACAGTAGCGGCTTCCGGCCCTGCAGATGCGAAACCATCTTGGTCTAACTACGGTACAGCGACTGTTCACGTTTCTGCACCGGGAGAGAACATCATGTCCACTCTTCCAAAAAACAAATACGGCAACTTGTCTGGTACTTCCATGGCAACTCCGCTTGTTTCCGGTCTGGTGGCTTTGATGAAAGCTCAAGATCCTTCTCTGACTGGTGCGCAAATCCGCGCGATCCTTCAGACGACAGGTGCTAAAGTTTCCATCGAAACTGCATGTAACTGCCGCGTTGACGCTTACGAAGCGGTTGAAGCTGTTATGTCCAAGAAAATGGTTGTAGTTCCGGCTGCGGCAACTATCAAACCTTCTGAGACTCTGGCTTTGTCTGTTCTTCACGGTAAAGCGCCATTCAAATTTGCTTCCAGCAACTCTTCTGTAGCTTCTGTATCTGACAACGGTACTTTGACTGCAGCTTCCAACGGTTCCACTGTTGTGACAGTAACTGATGCTGACGGTAAAACGGCTTCCACTCTGAACATCCACGTGGGTGCTTCTTCCGGTGGCGGTAACAATCCAAATCCACCAGACAACGGTGGCGGTTTGCCTGACCCAGGTCAACCTGGCGAATGTCCACTTGGTGATCCAGCGATCTGCCAAATCATCTGCCAAATCAAACCAGACCTACCGTTCTGTCAGTAG
- a CDS encoding inner membrane-spanning protein YciB — protein MNPAPKKTAAGLFFGGLLPVIAFTLIEEYYGIIPGLIAGMIFGLGEIIWELYRHKKVQKITWIGNGMLLGLGAISLISSEGIWFKLQPALMEGAFAIVLWGSLVVKKPLLVYLAEQQGQQFPDIIKSRMAGITFRTGIFFAIHAVLATWAALEWSTTNWALLKGIGLTVSFILYLVIEAVLLRRIVLKQRSE, from the coding sequence ATGAATCCAGCTCCGAAGAAAACCGCCGCCGGTCTATTCTTTGGCGGCCTGCTGCCAGTTATCGCCTTCACTCTGATCGAAGAATACTACGGAATCATTCCGGGTCTGATTGCCGGGATGATTTTTGGTTTGGGTGAAATCATCTGGGAGCTTTACCGACACAAGAAAGTGCAAAAGATCACCTGGATCGGCAACGGGATGTTGCTGGGCTTGGGGGCGATTTCTTTGATTTCATCCGAAGGCATTTGGTTTAAGCTTCAGCCCGCTTTGATGGAAGGGGCTTTTGCGATTGTGCTTTGGGGATCGCTGGTCGTTAAAAAGCCATTGTTGGTTTATCTTGCAGAACAGCAGGGGCAGCAGTTTCCGGACATTATCAAATCGCGTATGGCCGGAATCACGTTCCGCACGGGAATCTTTTTTGCCATTCATGCCGTCTTGGCAACGTGGGCGGCCTTAGAGTGGAGCACCACCAACTGGGCCCTTTTAAAAGGCATTGGACTGACCGTCAGTTTTATCCTGTATCTTGTCATTGAGGCTGTTCTGCTTCGAAGGATCGTTCTAAAACAAAGATCAGAATGA